The following proteins come from a genomic window of Candidatus Thiodiazotropha sp. CDECU1:
- a CDS encoding CopD family protein: MSIAMTLHILGVIVWVGGMFFAHMVLRPALNDILEPPQRLPLLVRVFDGFFPWVWGAVLAILASGFWMLFTLYEESIGLWVGFMSVVGVVMSAIFVFIYAIPYQRIGTALKDDDKPKAVAAVGLIRQLILVNLMLGLLVTVVAVAGKYGLFQ, from the coding sequence ATGTCGATTGCTATGACTCTGCATATCCTGGGTGTCATTGTTTGGGTTGGAGGGATGTTTTTTGCGCATATGGTTCTGCGTCCCGCGTTGAATGATATTTTGGAGCCACCCCAACGGTTGCCTCTGCTTGTGCGTGTGTTTGATGGCTTCTTCCCCTGGGTTTGGGGGGCTGTTCTCGCCATTCTGGCGAGTGGTTTCTGGATGTTGTTCACCCTCTATGAAGAGAGTATCGGCTTGTGGGTGGGTTTCATGTCAGTGGTTGGCGTCGTGATGTCCGCTATTTTTGTCTTTATCTATGCCATACCCTATCAGCGGATCGGGACGGCCCTGAAAGACGATGACAAGCCGAAGGCCGTGGCGGCGGTTGGCCTCATACGACAACTCATATTGGTCAACCTCATGTTGGGATTGTTGGTCACCGTGGTTGCAGTAGCGGGTAAATATGGCCTGTTTCAATGA